tattatacacacgccacccccgcagaacattattatacacacgccaccccccgcagaacattattatacacaccaccccccgcagtacattattatacacacgccaccccccgcagaacattattatacacacgccaccccccgcagtacattattatacacacgccaccccccgcagaacattattatacacacgccacccagcagaacatcccaatacacatttgttaaagtgtctgcgccagttttatgtggcagctgctctgtgtcccacaagactgctagactgctgttactgctaagccggaccatgtgccacatttattactgacgtgcaccacaattttgtcttaggtcctagctattttgtatctcagctgctgcagaacctcacattaatgtagaaatgcagtggtgggggaagatatgaggggatgatgcagaggggtctgtaagggacacttaggagcttcatagctgctccggcacacaggacactaaggggttaaggcagagtgtgaggagacactggggggagggagcacttatctgtggctgatcctggctgctgactccttctcctcaggtgctgcatgtctccgcagctctggtctcctctgtatgaatctcccgcgctgctacatccagccccgggattggctgcaggcacacagtctcctcccctccctctctcacacacggaggagactgctgcagggaaggagagggaggcgccgccccagaattaaccccgcggaccctgcgctgctctgccgaatacatccaggggcattactacagccaggggcacaacaggagtcaggtaagggcccctggtcttgacaggcagcgcagcagatgccacggctgtagtaatgcccctggataggagccctggctgcgagccagatgcggccatcaaaagagccatatctggctcgcgagccataggttcccgacccctggtctAGAGGGATTGTCTCTAATTATAAGTTTTTGTATACAAGCCTGTGAGTCTCTAAAAATTGAAAAAGAACATTGTTGCCTCTGACACCGCTCCTATTCTCTTGCCAGTCACTTCCGGCTTCTGTTTGTTTGCAGAGGCAGCAAGTAATGCACTTCTTTACATGCAGGTGGTGACAATCGTATACAGCCGTTCTACTGCATTTGTACTGTGTGCACACTCTCCttgtttctttttctcttttaacATCTCTAAGCTCGGCTGAATAGGAGGAGATGGCtgaggtatgtgtgtgtgtgtgtgtgtatatacagagggcatTATGTTGAAAAAAGGGAAATGCTGCAGCTTTCAAAGTAgggaaagacacaggtacatgtaaATACATAAACATATCGAATAgaggagatttattgaaaagtggccaacttaTAGGTGGTGGTTTATCAGATCCATTTTTGCtgaccagtcccctttagtacagaaaatggattggaaaattctataacaatagaattttttttttttaaggattgaCCACTGAACAAACTTTGACATATGTGACTATATAAAGGTAGCAGTTACACTCTTGTGTATTATTGTTTTCCACTCTAGATGTTCTAATTAATGGCCGTGCTCCCTTCTGCATATTTTGAATGCTTTTCTTATAGGCAAACGATAAAGCTGCTGGGAACCAAACAATATGTCACCCACTTCAGTGCAGCACATCTATAAATAAATGTGCCAATAAGTTCAACAAGTTCTCCATGAATTGCAGGTCTGATCGCAAGTGATAGTCAGAAAaatagtgtgtttttttttgtttttttttttcttcactgttAGTAAATAAAGACAAGAGTAATGCATTTTGAATTGTCGAATGTGAACTTGGGCACAAGGCTGTTATGATACAGTAAAACAAACCTCTACAGTCTTGCTGTGATGTATACCTGGCGATTAGGAAAATAATgatactgtgactgtgttatttatTGCTTATATAAATACCGATATAAGAAGCTTTATCCTGCATTCTTTATTCTTGTCTTTAGGACCTCAGTTTGCCAAATGGTACCCCCGCAGACACCTCAAGCCCAGCTTCTTCATCCTCACTCCTTAACAGGCTGCAGCTAGATGATGACATGGACGGTGAGACAAGGGACCTATTTGTTACAGTTGATGACCCAAAGAAACATGTGTGCACAATGGAAACCTATATAACCTACCGGGTTATGACCAAGGTATTGTTGAATAAGTATAGCATTATTAAGCATTACTATTTGTTCTTATCAGTAGGGTTAATTGCATTCCCAAGACTGTTGTTTTTACaggggcattattattattattaccgtatatactcgagtataagccgccccgagacccctaattttaccatcaaaaactgggaaaacctattgactcgggtataagccgagggtgggaaatgcattagtcagagaccccccccagtatgtatacaggccTGCCCGCAGTATGTATACAGGCCCGCCCGCAGTATGTATACAGGCCCGCCCGCAGTATGTATACAGGCCCGCCCGCAGTATGTATACAGGCCCGCCCGCAGTATGTATACAGGCCCGCCCGCAGTATGTATACaggcctgcccagcattaaaagaaaataataaacttatatactcgccctccagtggcccggacctgcagcgctgctccctcgatgtccgtgcgggtcctcttctggcttcggcacacgtcttctgtcttcactaacttcgtgccgggcgctgccattgttctcccccgagcggcgcctagtatgatgcgccgctgctgacgtcatactaggcgccacctggaggaaaaaacctcaaaatataataactgtttttcactgcgtttaaccccgtaacggaaaatagcgcccaaagttgtaTAGTCCTAAaattagaagcattgaaaacctcctcaaaagtcgcaaaacattACACCCCTCACAACTCTGtgtatgaaatagttattagcgccaaaagatggcaaaatgaagaatttaaaattttttttttttaacaggttttcatttttgtaaatgtatgaaaacattatagaacctatacaaatattgctatccccgtgatcgtactgaaccaatgaatgaagtggacatgtcatttggggcacacagtgaaagccgtaaaatccaagcccacaagaaatggcacaaaggtggttttcatcattttcactgcattcagaattttttgcccgcttcccagtatacggcatagaatattcatagtttcatagtttatacgagtgaaaaaagacacttgtccatcaagttcaaccaaggaagggattagatgaggaagggattaaggggaaacaattctatatataacataaccatcaatgttatttaggtgtaaaaaggcatcaagACCCcttttgaagctctccgctgtccctgcagtgaccagcacctgaagcgggctattccacagattgacagttctcatagtaaaaaaagccctgtcgcctctggtgattaaaccttgttttctccaaatggagacagtgcccccttctcttttgatttgatttaatctgaaacaacttaccaccatatttttttgtgtggaccattcatatatttaaataaattaatcatgtccccttgtatTTTGGTATTAAATACCaaaactatgaagtgcaatttcttatgcagaaaacaagcccatacacagctctttacatggaaaaataaaaaagttatagatttttgaaggtggggagtgaaaaatagatgcaaaaacgaaaaagggcctggtccttaaggggttaaaaggcatTATCCCATTTTCTTTCGGCACTAGGGCGTGATCTTCTCAAGTAAGTGCGCTGTGCATCATGGTGAGTATAAAAGTATTATTTTTACGACAcagacttaaagaaaatctaccatttaaaaaaatgcctATGCATACTTGcctacgctcctcttcatcttgatgttCTTCACTAAGCTTGACACACGAGGATCACATTGAAATGAAACTTCTAATTGTCGGGCTGGATCGTGGGGACaatctgctaattatgcacacccctacACCTCCATCTCCAATGCTGGgaaagggaggtgacatcacgcgaCTGGCGTCAATTCACAACTCCTGCGTGATGgatgcctccctctcccatgttggtgagggaggtgatgtcatgcAGCGGACGTGCATAATCAGCAGCACAaagcgctggacatcttgtcccacgCTCCGGTCTGGCAATTATAAATTTCTTTTTAAGGTGATCCCCGCATGTCAAGCTTGGTGAACAACACAGATCAAGAGGATGAGGACCGTAGGCAAGTATGTGTAGGTGGTTTAGCTAATTTAAGAATAAGgaccattaccgtatatactcgtgtataagctgagtttttcagcataaaaaatgtgctgaaaaacgtcccctcggcttatacacgagtctataaaaaaaatacccagttaaaaaaataaacttaaatactcaccctccgacgtcgGCGCGGCTTActgatgtcagcgcgtcctgtcttctttcttctccgcagctcctcttctctcttctttcttcatgttttcttcatggccgcgcatactatgatgtcagcagcggccgcgtcatagtatgccgCGTctatgccggaagaaagaagaggagccgcggagaagaaagaagacggggcgcgctgacatcggggacattgaTAAGCCGCATCGACATCGGGGACATTGGTAAGCCGCGTCGACATGTAGGGGcttgctgtacactacatgggggcttgcaggcggtatactacatgggggctggcaggcggtatactactgggggggttgaccaatgcatttcccaccctcggcttatactcgagtcagtagtttttcccagtttttgttggtaaaattaggggtctcggcttatactcgagtatatacggtagttagttTAGACTCGCAAAAGGGATCTGAGGATCCCAAAAGTCTGGGTTGTTGCCTGCAGTTGCCTTTTTAAATAATACATGGGCAAGTGgacatttttctatattttgatttgtattctgttttggcAGAATTTGGATTAAACTTTCCAAAACTTTGAAGAACCACTGCACTTTATCACTCTAACCAGCTCATAAAAAATAAGTATCGAAGACTTTCTGGAAAGAATGACTTTCTGGCCTAATCCTGTATTGAATAATAGCTTTTAGGTCTCTCCACCCAGAAACTGCTCACTGGGGAAGGGGGTGTGAAAAGTACATTTTCACCTGTAGAAATCTTTTTACCATAATCTCTGAAATAGGGGACCTCACTGGAAACAGTCTGTGTTTACTTGACTTGGGGGCCGTGGAAGGATTGATACCCATTAACTAGCTTTTGTGTGGGAGGTTCTGTGTACAGCTCAGTGACACATCATGGTTTTTATTCGATGGCCTAAATAATTGTCTACATCTTTTGTGTACTTTTATTCTTTTCCTATTACAGACAACAAGAACAGAATTTGACCTTCCTGAGTATTCCATACGTCGAAGGTACCAGGATTTTGATTGGTTACGGCTTAAACTTGAAGAAACCCAGCCCACTCACTTCATTCCCGTAGGTAGTATTCTATTGCTGTCTGGATGGCATGAGAGAGTCTTTGATAATGTTGTTAAACCAGGTTTGTCACTCCATTTGCTGTATAGTTGGCACAAAGACTTTCCTGATTTTTAAGCATTGAATACATTTGCCTCCTTGCTTCAAGTTTTGTTATAATTATATTTCCGTGCATTATATTCAAATTTGGGTGGATTTGCAAGACACCCGTTCTTTCAAGATGAAGGGAGTGCACTTCCCCCTCTCTTCTCTACCAGGCCCTGTACTGCATTGTGCATGTAGGCTTACAGAAGCTGTACCAGCAATGTTAGAGTTTTTGAATCTCCAGGAATATTAAAGGACATAAATGTGATCCTGTTGGTGGCTCTTTGAGGGCCTAAATGCTGACGAACAGTTTAtacaggaacggtgccaggatgTGAGTGATGCTTATGCAGGCAAAAAATTTTACCACTTGATGGTAGTATGTTGTCACTATATATTTAAGCAGACGCCCCTTTAACCCCCTCATTTGAAGTTGGTTTTGCATGTTCTTTGTAACAGTGCTGACATCCACCAGATACAACTTGGATTAAAGAGAACACTGATTCCTGCAGTTTAACCCCTGGTGCAATGAGATAATAACCAGTAATATGCACCACAAAATGGTGGCGATTAAAATTGCAAAAGAAGCACAACTTTtgtcaaaaatgaaaaagtaggAAAAttgtttcttagttttttttttttcttttaatttacaATTATATGTTAAATATAAAAAAGAACCTCCAAAGGATTAATTTGTCTAGTAAATTCTTTATTTTACTTTGTATATTGATGACAGTATCATCATTCAACTATTAAACTTATTGCTGGACACCGGTGcgggttgtgttttcattgcagcCTCTTCCAGAGAAATTTGTTGTTAAAGGCGTTGTGGATCGCTTTTCAGAAGAGTTTGTGGAAACTAGGAGAAGGGCCTTGGACAAATTTCTCAAGAGGATTGCAGACCATCCAGTACTCTCCTTCAATGAACACTTCAATGTTTTCCTGACTGCTAAGGTAGGCCTTCTCAAAAATATAGTTATTGCTAGTTGTAACACTCCTGCCAGAACATATATATGATTAACAGGATTTTTCAGGCTTACTGGAAAGGTCTTTGGAAGGCCAGAACTGAAGAAAATGAAAAAGATCAGATTTACCTATACCACTCTAGCTCCCTGTACTATCAATCTACAATCCCAGCCAGACCAGAAGtgatgggggccctgtgactgctTTGGACAAAACAATGGCCCTGGCAGTTACAGGAGCAAGAACGGCGAAGTTATAtttagctgtgacatcacttctgGCTGGATACACCGATATAATGGAGGCCATGCAGCTTGGATTGGAAACCCCTAAGGTATCATACATGTCCTTTTATATCTATAGACTGCCCCATATAATTAACGAAGTTCCAAAATGGTAGAAACTTAGTCTGAAATTGGATCTTTTTGAGAAGACTTTGATCCCACCATGTACTTAGGACAAATGACTAGAGagagcattttttttacattattaacCAATGCTATTATATAAACTAGAAATGTTATTTGAGGAAATCTGTTGGCAGTTTTGACCACATAAAGCTGCAGACCATGTTAGTTATGGACTTTGGAGATCTTTTTAACTACTGTGTGAGGtgtaagcagcagcaggacaatgaaaaatgcatttatattccaggatttttgtTGGATTCGGATCACTCTATAATACTGGTGTATGAGATCTATGTACCAGATTtctccaaatccagctacaatcctggaatttaatttttcactgtcctgctgttactaatacAGAAATGTATTGTTCCTGGGGTTCTTTGTAACTATACCTAACACTCTCTGCAGTTGTTGACACATTCCCTTTCATATACTTAGAAACATGGCCATGGATGTTGAGTGGGGAATGTAAACATTAACAGtgttctgtatttatgtatgtatcccTGTATTATTGTCCCATACCACATACAAAATAGAAGGTACATAGATATCCATGAAAAAGGGGAATAATCTGTGTGAATTAGCAAGATTGATTCTACCACATGATTGATTCTAAATGTATGTCTATTTTGTTTTTGGGCCTTGCAGGACCTAAACAGTCACAAAAAACAGGGTGTCACTTTGCTTTCCAAGATGGGGGAGTCTGTGCGATACGTGACAAGTGGTTACAAACTGAGAAATCGACCATTGGAATTCTCAGCAATTACAGAGTACTTGGACACATTTGCGCTGAAACTTGGCACCATTGACAGGATAGCACAACGCATTATCAAGGAGGAAGTAGGCATGTGTTTTCTGATATACATCTGATTTTAGTTGCCATTTGTCTGCACTTTACGACAGTGCTCCTCAacctttttgtacatttttggctGCACCTAAAAATGTTTTACCAGGGACTGGGCCAGGTAAGCCTTTTACCATGGTCCCTAGAAAATAAAATTGTCTGCCCGTAAATAGTCCATATCTAAGCTGAACCCATATAATGTCCCATTTACTGTAACCCCAGGTTTAAAATGCAccttgtcctgcagctgcctcttTTTCTGGATCtccattttaatgttttaataagaaAACAGCTACATAAAGGGGACATTATGTAGCATCccacacacacctataatgtccccttgtctttgggcttttcactgtgaggaaaaaaaaatctacatatcacatatacgcaagtataagctgacctgattGTAAACAGAGATACCGAATATTatgacaaaaaactgggaaaacttggcCTGGATAGTaggcctaggatgggaaatgcaacTGAGACTcttcaataaaatgtctagcagcctcccttgacaaataaaattttaagcagtggcctcccctcactaataacatgtccaagcagcggcctcccctcgctAATAACATGACCGCGGCCCGGTGGTTGTAGGCAACAGATACCGTAAAGCATCGGTATCCAGTTGCCAGAGAGGCTGAATAGAGTAGACCCCAATCGAGATGATCTTCTTTAAACTAAATACATCAGCATCACAACAAGATATATAATTCATTCAGCgaaaaaatgtaaattaccaGCAGAAGGTGCTAGTTGGATGAGTGCAAAAGCATTTTAGACAGTTTAAAACATGTTTTGGGTCCTAATGACCAAGCCATTTTGTGTGTTgtgtttttgcttttgttttgtttttttttcctttcccttGTAGCATGCCAAgagcaaaaactttttttctttttttttctagtgTAGCTGCATGGtggcttattttttttgtataagaaGTTGTTGTGTTTTATTGCAACATTTTTGAGGTGCAGATATTTCGTTGATTTAAGTTTTTAACTCTTTCTGCTAATGTCTTTTTAtactttaatgggaacctgtcaccacattttcacaaatgcagctagtgacagattcccatagagcCCAATTTTGGATGGCCCCTCCCATCCCATCTTCTTTTCAGCATGTCATGGGACCAAGGTGATGTCACCTAAGGTACTATTACATATGCAACATCTATCCCGTGTGAAGTTGGTATTTGCAGATTTATATTTACAGCTTAATTATTATTAAGCCCCTTATGGGGAAAATGCTGTATTCCTATTTAAAAGCAGACCGAGTCACTCCTTGTGTGATATCATGCaaatactttttatttaaaagatAAAAATGAATGTATAAACCTACACCAACTGTTAAAAAGCTCTCTTGCACCTCCGTGTCCAAAATCCTTCTAGGATGGCTTCTTCCAGCCCTGTTTATCTACTTAAGCATTAGCACTCCCTGTCAGGAGCAGGCTGTAATAAGttcaatatataaatacaaaatacaacaaTTATTGAAGTGTAGCCTTGTACTCTAAAAAACATACtggaggttgattagattatgagcccattagggacagggacaaatttggcaagctctgtgcagcgctgtgtgcgctatataaattattattattattattcaaggaAAACCCAAAATCTCTAGGTCTTTAACAACTTAAATACccttattctttttttaaaaaagatattGTTGCATCTTTTTAATTGGTAAATGGACACCTCCAATAATGTTGTACTGGGAGTGCATGAATTTCAATAATGATTTTCATTATCTCTTATTGACTTGATGTCCTATATTAGAATACCTGATGGAGCTTCGAGAGTATGGTCCAGTCTATTCTACTTGGAGTGCTCTAGAAGGCGAGCTTAGAGAGCCCCTGGAGGGAGTGTCTGCCTGCATCGGGAACTGCAGTACAGCACTGGAGGAGTTGACAGAAGATATGACTGAGGACTTCCTGCCAGTACTCAGAGAGTATATCCTCTACTCTGAATCTATGAAGGTGAGCCCAGATGGTTGTGAACTGTAATGAATTGAATTTATCAGTTCACATTCTAAGTCCATATAATGAACATGTGTTCGTTGTATTGTGTACAGCATTTCTTCTGTTTTCAATACTTTTTTGTATGGGACACAGTTTACAGACTCACATACTGCAATTTGTATTCTTGATTAAATGATTAGTTGAAATATTAACTGTACAAAAGTACTAAAAGTCTAATTTGGTAAACTCAATATAAGTTTTTGGGAAAAGGGGGGAATACATAGAGAAATAGCGCTACCTAGCgcgagattatccttggttagtCAGGAGTGCTCATATAGGTGAGAGATGTACTCGCCTTTTGTGGTTGTGCTGAATGCAGGCACAACACTGTAGGCATGTGCCTTATATACCATATTATATACGTGTTGTACATTTTAATGTGAGGGAACGATGGTTCATGGGTAACTAAAATGAATTAACCACTTCCCgcagcagccctttttcgtttttgcatattaatttttcactccccaccttcaaaaatgtataacttttttatttttccatgtacagagctgtgttatggtttattttctgtgtaacaaattacacttcaaactgatggtatttaatattccattctgtgtacagggaagcggaaaaaaattccaaaggcagtgaaattggtaaaaaccgcatttgtgccgtattcttgtgggcttggcttttacagatttcactgtacaccccaaatggcacatctactttattctttggctcggtacAATTACAGGGGTACAagatttgtgtaggttttatgttttcatacatttacaaaaattaaaacctactgtacaaacatttttgggaggattttgccatcttctggtgctaataactttttatactttgttataCGAAGCTTTGGGAGGTATcgttttttttgcagcttttgatgatgtttacaatgttataattttttggactgtacgaccttttcactttttatagaattttttttaatggcaaaaagtgccattttcgactttggacgcgattttttttttttttttccatacggggttaaacgcagtgaaaaacgttattatattttgattaggtatcgacgtgtccaaaaatgcccaatgtgttttgatttttactgtttatttatatttatatcagttctagggaaagggaggttatTATACCCACATGTATAAAGTATATTTACTTTTAACAGATACACTACTCATTCctgcaataacaaaaaaaaactagcTTCAAAGGATAAAGCAGATGTAGTAATTGCATACATGTATTTCTAGAATGTATTAAAGAAAAGAGATCAAGTACAAGCAGAATATGAAGCCAAACTGGAAGCAGCAGCTTTGAAAAGAGAAGAGAAAACAGGAGTAAGTTTTTCCTCGGTTAATTTGGTTAATGTGCTTGCCCTTTACATTTAGAATTGCTACAGTTATCAGTTGTTTTTTACTTTCCCATTCCCTTCAATTTGGAAACATAAAACTGTTAATTCTACAGAGAATTATTACAAGACTTGGGAGTCATTTTCAGTAGATACTTTTATTCACGTGTGTAATCTCGATACATTGAAATGCTGCTCTGTTGGAATGTGCAAGACGCACACTGATCCGTTTTTAAATTAGTTTGttaaaaaatgttggtgcactgAACAATTTCCTACAAACACGAACCCAGTCTCCTACTTATTTGTTACATTTAGCAAGAGAACAACCTGGTGACCTTACATGGAGATTAATGTCCCAGCTGTATCTTCTGCTCTACGACTGCCACGAAATATTACTATGGCATGCTTATTGAGGCATAAACAATGATTGGTTACTTTCTTTCTCTGTTATTGATGTCAGGTGCCAACTGAGGTAGAAAAGTGCCAGGACAAAGTAGAATGCTTTAATGCAGATTTGAAGGCGGACATGGAAAGGTGGCAGAATAACAAGCGACAAGATTTTCGCCAGCTGCTCATGGGTATGGCTGATAAAAACATCCAGTACTATGAGAAGGTAAAATAACAAGATATCTGAATTTCTAAGTTTTATTATTTGCGATGAGGAATATCCACTAGATATTGGGTGTGCCCCAGGAGTGTAAAATATCTTCAGTGGCTACCTCATGGTGTTAATGTTATTAAATCCTTACCTGATGGTCACTGTTTCTGTATTGTCTAATCTAATTTTTGTCGTTGTCACTCATGGTACATATCCTTTATGAACCACACActtctttaaagtgaacctgtcatcacaaatgggcctaataaaccactactagtatgttgtcaatcaGCTTAacgccttctagatcatgtttctactTTGTCGTAAGATGTTAactggtataaagtcaaggaggtgcagAGTTTAACATTTAAGTTAAGCTCTCCCCacatcctcccatgtgattgaaatCAAGcagcggacttcaggagatctgcttagtgatgtttctggatgcaggacTATCAGTTACAGTAAAGGGGGCGTTCTAAGCAGGGagcgcttgacttcagtgctaaattcgccgcctccttgactttatacaactaattcacatctcccttcaaagctgatttttgcATAATGTCACCATatgggaccatgaaagaaacatgttctGGAAGGTGTTTAGTTGCATGATTACATACTAGCAGTGGTTTATGAGCTCaatatgctgacaggttccctttaaatccaggTTATTCCTAGTTTGCTCAATTTGCAATATGTAGAATAAGGGGAATATTGTACCTCCCGTTGTTACTTGCAGTTTAAAggtgatttaaatattttttctttttgttcatttttattcTAAATAGTGCCTTACAGCATGGGAGTCCATTATACCACTGCTGCAAGACAAACCAGAGCctaagtgaaaaagttaaagaaTCTGAGAACCATCTTGCACTAAGCTTGAATCTACTAAATTTCACAGTGTTCAAATCTCTGTGATGTGTGACTAACAAGCTAAAGACGTTCACTTAACTTTATGTTACAATGCAAAAACAGCAACTTTTACTCTTCACGTTTTCATGTCCTCCCCGATTTCTAATATGATGTTGTGTATAAACCTCTCTCAAGGAATATATAAAAAGCAGCTGTTTTaactgagccaggaggaggccCAAACCCACATTCTGAAAAGTGTGTCTACCGATTCATTATAAAGGAACTTTACATTTTCTTAACACTAAACAAAGACTACAGTTGAGAACATGCTGAGTGCAATTTAA
The DNA window shown above is from Engystomops pustulosus chromosome 1, aEngPut4.maternal, whole genome shotgun sequence and carries:
- the SNX30 gene encoding sorting nexin-30, which gives rise to MSGSSTPKSLPSSGQKSLHDIKHPLSCSPGAEEDTVYDGLVVSDTPSPDLIHTEPSSIGDKDLSLPNGTPADTSSPASSSSLLNRLQLDDDMDGETRDLFVTVDDPKKHVCTMETYITYRVMTKTTRTEFDLPEYSIRRRYQDFDWLRLKLEETQPTHFIPPLPEKFVVKGVVDRFSEEFVETRRRALDKFLKRIADHPVLSFNEHFNVFLTAKDLNSHKKQGVTLLSKMGESVRYVTSGYKLRNRPLEFSAITEYLDTFALKLGTIDRIAQRIIKEEVEYLMELREYGPVYSTWSALEGELREPLEGVSACIGNCSTALEELTEDMTEDFLPVLREYILYSESMKNVLKKRDQVQAEYEAKLEAAALKREEKTGVPTEVEKCQDKVECFNADLKADMERWQNNKRQDFRQLLMGMADKNIQYYEKCLTAWESIIPLLQDKPEPK